A genomic window from Agreia sp. COWG includes:
- a CDS encoding ATP-binding cassette domain-containing protein, whose product MSERILAASDVTIEYPAHSVSPAHTAVKGFTLMVEPGEIIGLVGSSGSGKSTIAEIISGSAASAPSRVGAPRIVGGTLNVLGYDLKRTRGRKLNRLTFGIGHLRQDGGSTLTSNMTIAEIIAEPLFLRDRRFDTREAGLKAATLLDSLLLPVGMLNMLPHELSSGQRQRVALARAMVMDPVLLVADEPTAGIDVSVRGQVVDVVAGLQRSRGASAVIISHDLDVLRRSVDRIAVLHEGMVVGLGTIDEVLDDPRHPYVQGLARTRFDES is encoded by the coding sequence ATGAGCGAACGGATACTGGCGGCCTCTGACGTCACCATCGAGTACCCCGCCCACAGCGTCAGCCCGGCCCATACGGCCGTCAAGGGCTTCACGCTGATGGTGGAACCAGGGGAGATCATCGGGCTGGTCGGATCGAGCGGTTCCGGCAAGTCCACCATCGCTGAGATCATCTCGGGTTCGGCGGCCTCGGCGCCCTCCCGTGTTGGCGCACCGCGGATCGTCGGCGGCACGCTGAACGTGCTGGGCTACGACCTGAAGCGCACCCGAGGACGAAAGCTGAATCGGTTGACGTTCGGCATCGGCCACCTGCGTCAGGACGGCGGTTCGACCCTCACGTCGAACATGACCATCGCCGAGATCATCGCCGAACCTCTGTTCCTGCGCGACAGGCGCTTCGACACTCGTGAGGCGGGTCTGAAGGCGGCCACCCTGCTCGACAGCCTCCTCCTGCCGGTCGGGATGCTGAACATGCTGCCGCATGAGCTCTCGAGCGGTCAGCGCCAGCGTGTCGCCCTCGCGCGAGCCATGGTCATGGACCCGGTTCTTCTCGTGGCCGACGAGCCGACGGCCGGGATCGACGTCTCGGTGCGCGGCCAGGTGGTCGACGTCGTCGCCGGTCTACAGCGCAGCCGCGGCGCGAGTGCGGTCATCATCAGCCACGACCTCGATGTGTTGCGACGGTCCGTGGATCGCATCGCCGTGCTGCACGAGGGCATGGTCGTCGGTCTCGGCACGATCGATGAGGTGCTCGACGATCCCCGGCATCCCTATGTGCAGGGTCTCGCTCGCACGCGTTTCGACGAGTCGTAA
- a CDS encoding DMT family transporter yields the protein MHPLLTDIQDQFALDPAQFIGIPIAVVGAVFLSLGAQFQSRGVAKVEASTRVSASSGLNMRQLWSLLSRPSWVFGTLMLGLAVVFQLTSLGFSPLIVVQPLGVVALVMTAFLNARISKVNLDRKSILSIVLCVGGVFMFVLLAAFTARDRPITELQLIVILVILAVVLLAFGAGFIVYRTRMRAVAYIIGAGVLYGFVATLAKVVIKRLQQGDFEWLTVICVVGLLAAFAVGGYFVQTAYSSGPPDLVVAGLTVVDPLIAVGIGILVLGEASMAPWWAMIGYVITGVIAIVGVFGLAKYHPQIER from the coding sequence GTGCATCCGCTTCTCACCGACATCCAGGACCAGTTCGCCCTTGATCCGGCCCAGTTCATCGGTATCCCCATCGCCGTCGTCGGAGCGGTCTTTCTGAGCCTTGGAGCGCAGTTCCAGTCCCGTGGCGTCGCGAAGGTGGAGGCGAGCACCCGCGTGTCGGCGTCGAGTGGTCTCAACATGCGCCAACTCTGGTCGTTGCTCTCCCGCCCGTCGTGGGTCTTCGGCACGCTCATGCTCGGCCTCGCCGTCGTCTTCCAGCTCACGAGCCTCGGCTTCTCCCCGCTCATCGTCGTGCAGCCCCTCGGCGTCGTCGCGCTGGTGATGACGGCGTTCCTCAACGCGCGCATCAGCAAGGTGAATCTGGATCGCAAGTCGATCTTGTCGATCGTGCTGTGCGTGGGCGGTGTCTTCATGTTCGTGCTGCTCGCGGCATTCACGGCCAGGGATCGGCCCATCACCGAACTGCAGCTGATCGTGATCCTGGTCATCCTCGCCGTTGTACTGCTCGCGTTCGGCGCAGGGTTCATCGTGTACCGAACCCGGATGCGCGCGGTGGCGTACATCATCGGTGCTGGCGTGCTCTACGGTTTCGTGGCCACCCTCGCCAAGGTCGTCATCAAACGGCTTCAACAGGGTGACTTCGAGTGGCTGACCGTGATCTGCGTTGTCGGTTTGCTCGCGGCCTTCGCCGTCGGGGGGTACTTCGTGCAGACCGCATACTCGTCCGGGCCGCCCGACCTTGTGGTGGCCGGGCTGACCGTCGTCGATCCGCTGATCGCCGTGGGCATCGGAATCCTGGTGCTGGGCGAGGCCTCGATGGCACCCTGGTGGGCCATGATCGGCTACGTCATCACCGGCGTGATCGCCATCGTCGGAGTCTTCGGACTCGCCAAATACCACCCGCAAATCGAACGCTAA
- a CDS encoding AzlC family ABC transporter permease: protein MPTAAYGLSFGALATLGAGLDLWQTMILSLVMFTGGSQFALVGVLASGGLSAWPSAVASAALLGSRNAIYAIRMSPVIGRGFLKRAAAAHLTIDESTAVSTAQTTPRSRRIGFWVTGVVVYVGWNATTLLGALLGDLLGDVSAYGLDAAAAAAFLGLLWPRLKQRQAQAVAVASGFVAALLTPILMPGLPVLVAAAVALVFGISNWLGAPADHVEPTGGGAP from the coding sequence TTGCCCACGGCAGCGTACGGTCTCTCGTTCGGGGCCCTCGCCACCCTCGGTGCAGGCCTCGACCTGTGGCAGACCATGATCCTGAGCCTGGTGATGTTCACCGGCGGCTCACAATTCGCGCTGGTGGGGGTTCTTGCATCCGGCGGGCTCTCTGCCTGGCCTTCTGCCGTCGCGTCTGCAGCCCTCCTCGGCTCGCGTAACGCGATCTACGCCATCCGGATGTCGCCGGTCATCGGCCGGGGATTCCTGAAGCGAGCGGCCGCTGCGCACCTGACGATCGACGAGTCGACCGCCGTCTCCACAGCGCAGACGACGCCGCGCTCCCGGCGGATCGGATTCTGGGTGACCGGGGTCGTGGTCTACGTCGGATGGAATGCGACGACCCTCCTCGGAGCCCTGCTGGGCGATCTCCTGGGCGACGTGAGCGCGTACGGCCTCGATGCCGCTGCCGCTGCCGCCTTTCTGGGTCTGCTGTGGCCCAGGCTTAAGCAGCGCCAGGCACAGGCCGTGGCGGTCGCGTCAGGCTTTGTTGCCGCGCTCCTCACGCCGATCCTCATGCCCGGCCTGCCCGTTCTCGTCGCTGCGGCCGTGGCCTTGGTCTTCGGCATCTCGAACTGGCTGGGTGCGCCAGCGGATCACGTCGAACCGACCGGGGGAGGTGCCCCGTGA
- a CDS encoding AzlD domain-containing protein — translation MTAWHVVLLASIACFGLKAFGYLIPTTMFERPTPARIVNLLTVALLAALISLQTFASGQQLVLDARVPAVATAAVLFALRVPFFVVIVVAAIVAAAIRALT, via the coding sequence GTGACGGCCTGGCACGTGGTGCTGCTCGCGTCGATCGCCTGCTTCGGGTTGAAGGCCTTCGGCTATCTCATCCCGACGACCATGTTCGAGAGACCGACGCCGGCTCGCATCGTGAATCTTTTGACCGTGGCGCTGTTGGCGGCGCTGATCTCGCTGCAGACGTTCGCCTCCGGCCAGCAGCTCGTGCTCGATGCTCGGGTGCCGGCCGTTGCGACGGCGGCAGTGCTCTTCGCGTTGCGAGTCCCGTTCTTCGTGGTCATCGTCGTCGCTGCGATCGTCGCTGCGGCGATTCGCGCCCTGACCTGA
- a CDS encoding glycosyltransferase, which produces MPSTASSERPLRIVIGADTFSPDVNGSARFSERLASGLASRGHEVHVVAPAASAKHGTWTETYDGHTITVHRLRSLRWYPHDWLRFALPWVINQNSAKILDSVKPDVVHFQSHIIVGRGLSIEAEKRGIRIVGTNHFMPENLLEFTLLPASWQDWAVGLAWKAAKRTFGRASAITTPTRRAAEFLEKSTGLRNVYAISCGINADNYTPDFTPRRANRILFVGRVTGEKQIDVLLKAMALLPPELDAQLEIVGGGDQKKNLETLAVTLGIADRVVFSGYVTEAELRDAYTRATVFAMPSIAELQSIATMEAMASGLPVVAANAMALPHLVHDAENGHLFEPGDAQQMADRLTDVLQMSQDQLDAFKNASLRFIAAHDITRTLTTFEKLYRGEVVTDPLVVSPGASHE; this is translated from the coding sequence ATGCCGTCGACGGCTTCCTCCGAACGGCCTCTCCGCATCGTCATCGGAGCCGATACGTTCTCGCCCGACGTGAACGGATCCGCCCGATTCTCCGAACGTCTTGCCTCGGGACTCGCCTCCCGCGGGCACGAGGTGCACGTGGTGGCGCCGGCGGCATCGGCGAAGCATGGAACGTGGACCGAGACCTACGACGGCCACACCATCACGGTGCACCGCCTGCGCAGCCTGCGCTGGTACCCGCACGATTGGCTTCGGTTCGCCCTGCCCTGGGTGATCAACCAGAACAGCGCGAAGATCCTCGACTCGGTCAAGCCCGATGTGGTGCACTTCCAGTCGCACATCATCGTCGGTCGAGGCCTGTCGATCGAGGCAGAGAAGAGGGGCATCCGCATCGTCGGAACGAACCACTTCATGCCCGAGAATCTGCTCGAATTCACTCTGCTCCCCGCATCGTGGCAGGACTGGGCGGTCGGCCTGGCGTGGAAGGCGGCCAAGCGTACTTTCGGCAGGGCCAGCGCCATCACGACACCGACGCGTCGAGCCGCCGAGTTCCTCGAGAAGTCGACGGGGCTGCGCAACGTGTACGCGATCTCGTGCGGCATTAACGCCGACAACTACACGCCGGACTTCACGCCTCGCCGAGCCAATCGCATCCTGTTCGTAGGCCGGGTCACCGGCGAGAAGCAGATCGACGTTCTGCTCAAGGCCATGGCGCTTCTTCCCCCCGAACTCGATGCCCAGCTCGAGATCGTGGGCGGGGGAGACCAGAAGAAGAACCTCGAGACGCTCGCGGTGACGCTGGGGATCGCTGATCGCGTCGTCTTCTCCGGCTATGTCACCGAGGCCGAGCTGAGGGATGCCTACACCCGCGCCACAGTCTTCGCCATGCCCTCGATCGCCGAGCTGCAGAGCATCGCGACCATGGAGGCCATGGCCTCCGGGCTGCCCGTCGTCGCGGCGAACGCGATGGCGCTGCCTCACCTGGTGCACGATGCAGAGAACGGCCATCTCTTCGAGCCGGGCGACGCGCAGCAGATGGCCGACAGGCTGACCGATGTGTTGCAGATGAGCCAAGACCAGCTCGATGCTTTCAAGAACGCATCGTTGCGATTCATCGCCGCCCACGACATCACGAGAACCCTCACCACGTTCGAGAAGTTGTACAGGGGCGAGGTCGTGACCGATCCGCTTGTCGTCTCACCGGGCGCCTCGCACGAATAG
- the def gene encoding peptide deformylase yields MAVLPIRISGDPVLHSPALPVTDFDDALRELVADMFDTMDAAPGVGLAGPQVGVPLRLFTYGWTDDDEVLHRGVAINPVLLISPPPVTESDEDLDAEGCLSFPGERFPLVRSGDALLRAVDLEGEPFEVSASGWLARIFQHEFDHLNGILYVDRLEFIYGRRASKVARKKGWTAPGSSWMPGVDDLDA; encoded by the coding sequence ATGGCTGTTCTCCCGATTCGTATTTCCGGCGATCCCGTATTGCACTCCCCCGCGCTCCCCGTCACGGATTTCGACGATGCGCTGCGCGAACTCGTCGCCGATATGTTCGACACGATGGATGCCGCGCCGGGTGTCGGCCTCGCGGGCCCCCAGGTCGGCGTGCCGCTGCGACTCTTCACCTATGGCTGGACCGATGACGACGAGGTGCTGCACCGGGGCGTCGCCATCAATCCTGTACTGCTGATCAGCCCGCCGCCCGTCACAGAGTCAGACGAAGATCTCGATGCCGAAGGATGCCTGTCCTTTCCGGGCGAGCGTTTTCCCCTCGTCAGGTCGGGCGACGCCCTCCTCCGAGCCGTCGACCTCGAGGGCGAACCGTTCGAAGTCTCCGCGTCGGGCTGGCTCGCACGCATCTTCCAGCACGAGTTCGATCACCTCAACGGCATCCTCTACGTGGATCGGCTCGAGTTCATCTACGGTCGACGCGCGTCGAAGGTCGCTCGCAAGAAGGGCTGGACCGCGCCGGGCAGCAGTTGGATGCCTGGGGTCGACGACCTCGACGCCTGA